The Actinomycetota bacterium genomic sequence GCGGGCATCTTCGACGGCGAGATCACCACCTGGGATGACAAGGACATCGCCGCGAGCAACCCGGGCGTCACCCTGCCGTCCAAGCCGATCACCGTGTGCGTGCGCGCCGACTCGTCGGGGACCTCCTACAACTTCACGGCCTACCTGGCGCAGGTAAGCCAGGGCTTCGCCGACAAGATGGGTGCCAAGGGCAGCAAGACGCCCACGTGGACCGCCAAGGTGTCCGCGAACCCCGGCAACCCGGGCGTGGCCAACTGCGTGAAGAGCAACCCCAACTCCATCGGGTACGTCGACCTGGCCGACGCCACGCAGGCGGGCCTCGCCGACAAGACGGCGGCCATCGGCGTGGAGGGCAACTACGTGGCGCCCACCACGGCGTCCATCGAGGCGGCCGGCGCGGCTGCGGACATCACCGACAACCTGGTGGTCGACGTGGCCAACAGCCAGGCGAAGGGTGCCTACCCGCTGGTGGCCACCACCTACGCCCTCGCGGTGCAGGGCGGCAACGACAATGCGGCCGTGAAGAAGGTGCTCACCTACTTTCTCGGAAGCATGGCGCAGGGACAGCTGGCGGGCATCGGCTACGCCCCGCTGCCCGCGGATCTGAACAAAGCCGCCACCGCGCAGCTGGCGAAGTTGGGGTAGCACCCGCTCCACAGCCGAGCAGCATTCGCAGCACCCATGCAGCACACACCGGCCGGGCCCCCAGGGGTCCGGCCGGCGGCGTTTCGGGACGTCTAGCGAAGCGCCAGCACCAGCCGCAGCGCGTCATCGACCTCCGCGGCCTCGTCGGCGCCGAGGCGCCCGAGCCGTGCTCCCACCCGGTCCACGTCGATCGCGGTCATTTGATCGGTCATCAATGTCGAGGGCGTGCCGTCGAGCACCACGACCGGGCGTATGCGCCCTGCGACCGCCGATGCCGAAAGCGGCGCGACCACCACCGTGGAGAGCGGCGAGAGGGAGTCGGCCTGCAGCACCACTGCGGGGCGCACCCCGGCCTGCGACCTGCCGCTGGCA encodes the following:
- the pstS gene encoding phosphate ABC transporter substrate-binding protein PstS — encoded protein: MKHSILVAGGVLVASASLIAAGCGSSSTSSADTTATGGGEAPAGAAVGSGATFPALAYTRWCQESETCTYAAKGSGAGIKDLTSGTVAWAGSDAPLEAEEQKAIGKTVYYFPTLLGAITLPTNIEGVSKAINLTGPALAGIFDGEITTWDDKDIAASNPGVTLPSKPITVCVRADSSGTSYNFTAYLAQVSQGFADKMGAKGSKTPTWTAKVSANPGNPGVANCVKSNPNSIGYVDLADATQAGLADKTAAIGVEGNYVAPTTASIEAAGAAADITDNLVVDVANSQAKGAYPLVATTYALAVQGGNDNAAVKKVLTYFLGSMAQGQLAGIGYAPLPADLNKAATAQLAKLG
- a CDS encoding type II toxin-antitoxin system PemK/MazF family toxin, with amino-acid sequence MRRGDIHRVRFGRASGRSQAGVRPAVVLQADSLSPLSTVVVAPLSASAVAGRIRPVVVLDGTPSTLMTDQMTAIDVDRVGARLGRLGADEAAEVDDALRLVLALR